Proteins co-encoded in one Ananas comosus cultivar F153 linkage group 15, ASM154086v1, whole genome shotgun sequence genomic window:
- the LOC109721258 gene encoding eukaryotic translation initiation factor 3 subunit I-like yields MRPILMKGHERPLTFLRYNREGDLQCYVSGTPETGKLFKEAGKDSGHQKTITPLSKSGDGSHFLTGSLEKTAKLRDARTLTLLKTYATERPVNAGAISRLLDHLRTHTF; encoded by the exons ATGAGGCCGATATTGATGAAGGGGCATGAGCGGCCCCTGACGTTTCTGAGGTACAACAGGGAGGGGGATCTTCAGTGTTACGTATCTGGGACTCCTGAG ACCGGAAAGCTTTTCAAGGAAGCAGGCAAGGATTCCGGCCATCAGAAAACAATAACTCCACTATCAAAATCTGGAGATGGTTCTCATTTCCTCACAGGCTCCCTGGAGAAAACCGCGAAG CTGCGGGATGCGAGGACGCTGACTCTTCTGAAGACGTATGCGACTGAGCGCCCTGTCAATGCTGGAGCAATATCTCGCCTCCTTGATCATTTACGCACCCATACATTTTAA
- the LOC109721257 gene encoding uncharacterized WD repeat-containing protein C2A9.03-like isoform X2 translates to MAVNLNDDLEFVDDDYFDMFEFEDEGFEVNRLRREGNSAGPDDVEDASKQKSDTSALEYRKGKDMQGIPWERLNYTRDKYREMRLKQYKNFQNLSRPHHGLEKECKQVKSGSRFYDFQSNTRLVKSTIVHFQLRNLLWATSKHDVYTVQNYSVMHWSSLLQRGQEVLNVAGQIAPTQKYHGSSPRPLSRVQISTMAVKDNLMVAGGFQGEVICKYLNQSGVAFCTNLTDSDNAITNAVDIYQPSNGSTRVMTANNDSYVRVFDVERFVLLNRFPHSWSVNNTSVSPDGKLLAVLGDSTECLVADPQTGKAIGSLKGHFDYSFASAWHPDGRILATGNQDKTCRLWDIRNPSQSVAVLKGRMGAIRGLKFSSDGRFMAMAEPADFVHICDATSDYYCTQEIDLFGEIAGISFSLDSEALFVGVADRTYGSLLEFNRRNQFHFLDSFF, encoded by the exons ATGGCTGTTAATCTGAACGACGATTTGGAATTCGTTGATGATGACTACTTCGACATGTTCGAGTTTGAGGATGAAGGGTTTGAGGTGAACCGACTGCGAAGGGAAGGCAACAGTGCCGGCCCGGATGATGTCGAGGATGCA agcaagcaaaagagtGATACTTCGGCGCTGGAGTATAGAAAGGGGAAGGACATGCAGGGGATTCCCTGGGAGAGGTTGAATTATACGAGGGACAAGTACCGTGAGATGAGGTTGAAGCAGTACAAGAACTTCCAAAACCTCTCGAGACCCCACCATGGACTGGAGAAG GAGTGCAAGCAAGTGAAGAGCGGAAGCAGGTTCTATGATTTTCAGTCCAATACAAGGCTTGTCAAGTCGACAATTGTGCATTTTCAG CTGAGGAATCTACTGTGGGCAACCTCAAAGCATGATGTGTACACAGTGCAGAATTATTCAGTCATGCACTGGTCATCGCTGCTCCAAAGAGGCCAAGAAGTGCTAAATGTTGCGGGACAAATTGCCCCAACTCag AAGTATCATGGATCTTCTCCCCGACCATTATCAAGGGTGCAGATCAGCACTATGGCTGTGAAGGATAACTTAATGGTGGCTGGTGGCTTCCAGGGTGAAGTCATATGCAAG TATCTAAATCAATCTGGAGTGGCCTTCTGTACAAATTTAACTGACAGCGACAATGCCATCACCAATGCAGTTGATATATATCAGCCTTCAAA TGGCTCCACTCGAGTGATGACTGCTAACAACGATAGCTATGTAAGGGTCTTTGATGTAGAGAGATTCGTTCTGCTAAACCGATTTCCTCACTCCTGGTCCGTCAAT AATACTTCAGTTAGTCCAGATGGCAAGCTTCTTGCTGTCCTTGGTGACAGTACAGAGTGTCTGGTAGCAGATCCTCAGACCGGGAAG GCAATTGGGAGCCTTAAGGGTCATTTTGATTACTCCTTTGCATCGGCGTGGCACCCTGATGGCCGCATCCTAGCGACTGGAAACCAAGACAAAACATGCCGATTGTGGGACATCAGAAACCCCTCGCAGTCTGTGGCTGTGCTCAAAGGTCGAATGGGAGCTATAAGGGGACTTAAATTTTCGTCTGATGGTCGGTTTATGGCAATGGCTGAGCCAGCCGATTTTGTTCACATTTGTGATGCTACATCTGATTACTACTGCACGCAAGAGATCGATCTCTTTGGGGAGATTGCTGGTATCTCTTTCAGCCTGGATAGTGAAGCGCTTTTCGTCGGAGTAGCCGACCGTACCTATGGGAGTCTATTGGAGTTCAACCGGAGAAACCAATTCCATTTCCTGGACTCTTTCTTCTGA
- the LOC109721120 gene encoding ethylene-responsive transcription factor ERF060-like, with protein sequence MATAVNMCNSRGLFSSEDLIQALEPFTNPIESETISFSFAFAAPSPNPSHNPSMRFPSGSLGHDQPGRIGLNHLSPAQIRQIQAQFQLQQLRQRGPLGPNAFPMKRFGGGGGGGATKLYRGVRQRHWGKWVAEIRLPRNRTRLWLGTFDAAEEAALAYDAAAFRLRGDAARLNFPELRRGGAHLGPPLHPAVDAKLRAICETLAAPKAKKKGDAAADDASGPAKGSEEESSSSTDGDDASTGSSSSSSSSSLVVPEMKDLDFTEAPWDESANFVLTKYPSLEIDWDAILS encoded by the coding sequence ATGGCTACGGCCGTAAATATGTGCAACTCCAGGGGCCTTTTCTCTTCGGAGGATCTTATACAAGCCCTCGAGCCCTTTACGAATCCAATTGAATCCGAGaccatctccttctccttcgcCTTCGCTGCGCCCTCTCCGAACCCTAGTCACAACCCTAGCATGCGGTTCCCCTCCGGTTCGCTCGGCCACGACCAACCGGGCCGGATCGGGCTCAATCACCTGAGCCCGGCCCAAATCCGCCAGATCCAGGCCCAGTTCCAGCTCCAGCAGCTGCGCCAACGCGGCCCGCTCGGCCCAAACGCTTTTCCGATGAAGCgattcggcggcggcggcggcggtggggcgACGAAGCTGTACCGCGGGGTGCGGCAGCGGCACTGGGGGAAGTGGGTGGCGGAGATCCGCCTCCCGCGGAACCGGACGCGGCTGTGGCTCGGCACGTTCGACGCCGCGGAGGAGGCCGCGCTCGCCTACGACGCCGCCGCGTTCCGGCTCCGTGGCGACGCAGCGCGGCTCAACTTCCCCGagctccgccgcggcggcgcccaCCTCGGCCCCCCGCTCCACCCCGCCGTCGACGCGAAGCTCCGGGCCATCTGCGAAACCCTAGCCGCACCGAAGGCGAAGAAGAAgggcgacgccgccgccgacgacgcgTCGGGGCCTGCGAAGGGGTCGGAGGAGGAGAGCTCGTCCTCGACGGATGGGGACGATGCGTCGACGgggtcctcctcctcctcctcctcctcttctttggTGGTGCCGGAGATGAAGGATTTGGATTTCACGGAGGCGCCATGGGACGAGTCCGCGAACTTCGTGTTGACGAAGTATCCCTCGTTGGAGATCGATTGGGACGCGATCCTTTCCTAA
- the LOC109720945 gene encoding uncharacterized protein LOC109720945, giving the protein MGGGGKKKNKRTKSKSKKLSGEHALASRYVNEWILHASYASPPPPPSAAAAAAAADEFLPPEAPRVPDRVVFELHSHSKHSDGFLSPSALVERAHRHGVKVLALTDHDTMDGIPEAMQAALKFGMRIIPGVEISTLYSSREIPGNGEPVHILAYYGTCGPAPYEELDILLSNIRDGRYLRAKNMLLKLNRLRMPVKWETVVKIAGEGVAPGRLHLARAMVEAGHVENLKQAFSKYLYDGGPAYAMGSEPSAETVVQLISRTGGISALAHPWTLKNPVAVIRALKSTGLNAMEVYRSDGKVAGFSELADTHGLLKLGGSDFHGRGGQDESELGSVGLPTASIYEFLKLARPVWSNAMRDILYNFAEDPSEANLEKMLKFGVRNKLNGYSSSSCVGGDAVDLCPSSWLATHEDIELENIRLKLASNNLVIR; this is encoded by the exons ATGGGAGGTGGAGgtaagaagaagaacaagaggaCGAAGTCGAAGAGCAAGAAGCTCTCCGGCGAACACGCCCTAGCCTCAAGGTACGTCAACGAATGGATCCTCCACGCATCCTacgcttctcctcctcctcctccctccgccgccgccgccgccgccgccgccgatgagTTCTTGCCCCCCGAGGCCCCTAGGGTTCCCGATCGTGTCGTGTTCGAGCTCCACTCCCACTCCAAGCACAGCGACGGGTTCCTCTCCCCCTCCGCCCTCGTCGAGAGGGCCCATCGCCATGGG GTGAAAGTTCTCGCTCTAACCGACCATGACACAATGGATGGAATCCCGGAGGCAATGCAAGCAGCTCTCAAATTTGGCATGAGAATAATTCCTGGGGTTGAAATAAGTACATTATATTCCTCaag GGAGATACCTGGAAATGGTGAGCCTGTTCATATCCTTGCATACTATGGTACATGTGGACCTGCACCGTATGAGGAACTGGACATCTTGCTATCGAATATCAGAGATGGGCGTTATCTCCGTGCGAAGAATATGCTGCTGAAGCTAAACAGATTGAGAATGCCGGTTAAGTGGGAGACTGTCGTCAAGATAGCAGGTGAAGGAGTAGCTCCAGGACGGTTGCATTTGGCACGGGCCATGGTCGAAGCCGGCCATGTAGAAAATCTGAAGCAAGCCTTTAGCAAGTATTTGTATGATGGCGGTCCTGCTTATGCCAT GGGCAGTGAGCCATCGGCGGAGACTGTTGTGCAGTTGATCAGTCGTACTGGGGGTATATCAGCTTTGGCGCACCCTTGGACATTAAAGAACCCTGTTGCTGTTATTAGGGCCTTGAAATCTACTGGCCTTAATGCGATGGAGGTTTACAGAAGTGATGGAAAAGTTGCTG GATTTAGTGAGTTAGCTGACACACACGGACTTCTAAAGCTCGGAGGTTCGGATTTTCATGGGAGAGGTGGGCAGGATGAATCTGAGCTGGGTAGCGTCGGTCTTCCGACTGCATCAATATATGAGTTCTTGAAACTAGCCCGCCCAGTTTGGTCCAATGCCATGAGAgatatactatataatttcGCAGAGGACCCATCTGAAGCGAATCTAGAGAAGATGTTGAAGTTTGGAGTGCGAAATAAACTTAACGGATACTCTTCATCGAGTTGTGTTGGCGGAGATGCTGTTGACCTATGTCCCTCTTCATGGTTAGCGACTCACGAGGACATTGAACTCGAAAATATCAGACTAAAACTTGCCAGTAATAATCTTGTAATCAGATAG
- the LOC109721257 gene encoding uncharacterized WD repeat-containing protein C2A9.03-like isoform X1: MAVNLNDDLEFVDDDYFDMFEFEDEGFEVNRLRREGNSAGPDDVEDASKQKSDTSALEYRKGKDMQGIPWERLNYTRDKYREMRLKQYKNFQNLSRPHHGLEKECKQVKSGSRFYDFQSNTRLVKSTIVHFQLRNLLWATSKHDVYTVQNYSVMHWSSLLQRGQEVLNVAGQIAPTQLAITQKYHGSSPRPLSRVQISTMAVKDNLMVAGGFQGEVICKYLNQSGVAFCTNLTDSDNAITNAVDIYQPSNGSTRVMTANNDSYVRVFDVERFVLLNRFPHSWSVNNTSVSPDGKLLAVLGDSTECLVADPQTGKAIGSLKGHFDYSFASAWHPDGRILATGNQDKTCRLWDIRNPSQSVAVLKGRMGAIRGLKFSSDGRFMAMAEPADFVHICDATSDYYCTQEIDLFGEIAGISFSLDSEALFVGVADRTYGSLLEFNRRNQFHFLDSFF, translated from the exons ATGGCTGTTAATCTGAACGACGATTTGGAATTCGTTGATGATGACTACTTCGACATGTTCGAGTTTGAGGATGAAGGGTTTGAGGTGAACCGACTGCGAAGGGAAGGCAACAGTGCCGGCCCGGATGATGTCGAGGATGCA agcaagcaaaagagtGATACTTCGGCGCTGGAGTATAGAAAGGGGAAGGACATGCAGGGGATTCCCTGGGAGAGGTTGAATTATACGAGGGACAAGTACCGTGAGATGAGGTTGAAGCAGTACAAGAACTTCCAAAACCTCTCGAGACCCCACCATGGACTGGAGAAG GAGTGCAAGCAAGTGAAGAGCGGAAGCAGGTTCTATGATTTTCAGTCCAATACAAGGCTTGTCAAGTCGACAATTGTGCATTTTCAG CTGAGGAATCTACTGTGGGCAACCTCAAAGCATGATGTGTACACAGTGCAGAATTATTCAGTCATGCACTGGTCATCGCTGCTCCAAAGAGGCCAAGAAGTGCTAAATGTTGCGGGACAAATTGCCCCAACTCag TTGGCTATTACGCAGAAGTATCATGGATCTTCTCCCCGACCATTATCAAGGGTGCAGATCAGCACTATGGCTGTGAAGGATAACTTAATGGTGGCTGGTGGCTTCCAGGGTGAAGTCATATGCAAG TATCTAAATCAATCTGGAGTGGCCTTCTGTACAAATTTAACTGACAGCGACAATGCCATCACCAATGCAGTTGATATATATCAGCCTTCAAA TGGCTCCACTCGAGTGATGACTGCTAACAACGATAGCTATGTAAGGGTCTTTGATGTAGAGAGATTCGTTCTGCTAAACCGATTTCCTCACTCCTGGTCCGTCAAT AATACTTCAGTTAGTCCAGATGGCAAGCTTCTTGCTGTCCTTGGTGACAGTACAGAGTGTCTGGTAGCAGATCCTCAGACCGGGAAG GCAATTGGGAGCCTTAAGGGTCATTTTGATTACTCCTTTGCATCGGCGTGGCACCCTGATGGCCGCATCCTAGCGACTGGAAACCAAGACAAAACATGCCGATTGTGGGACATCAGAAACCCCTCGCAGTCTGTGGCTGTGCTCAAAGGTCGAATGGGAGCTATAAGGGGACTTAAATTTTCGTCTGATGGTCGGTTTATGGCAATGGCTGAGCCAGCCGATTTTGTTCACATTTGTGATGCTACATCTGATTACTACTGCACGCAAGAGATCGATCTCTTTGGGGAGATTGCTGGTATCTCTTTCAGCCTGGATAGTGAAGCGCTTTTCGTCGGAGTAGCCGACCGTACCTATGGGAGTCTATTGGAGTTCAACCGGAGAAACCAATTCCATTTCCTGGACTCTTTCTTCTGA